From Cecembia calidifontis, one genomic window encodes:
- a CDS encoding M20/M25/M40 family metallo-hydrolase — MTKNFTLTLLILFTVLIPLFAQESLQQRLERHVNVLASDSLEGRGLGTEGRLRTIQYIENEMQKMGLQPFQEDSYFHDFYFKVGLVNLQGRNVVGIIPGKDPVLKNEYILIGAHFDHLGYDWYQDGSKKIYPGGDDNASGVAGLLETARLILQAEVQPKRSLVFIAFDAEESGLIGAEYFVNAEKTFPNEAIKAMFSLDMIGMLSTVKELELKGWNTLADADELLALAQGRQAIPVKRGFEIERHTDTWPFGSRGIPAVHVHTGLKSPYHKPEDKADLLDYDGMAKITKFLAGLTMEMANAETLEPARNFNATVAVYGKPLKFGAQFGIGSSRNINETSSYREFGLGAIEAGLYSRWRISRTFELAVSTLYDLNGSLVEGERFRRHSITVPALIRANSFYAEDGLFRLFSGVGPYFRQHVRQRLSEGAQEVLGPLVEFPDQEWGISFQLGFQVSKITVTTEWRSAVTQPFKLPGDTEIYNRNFRVGIAYEF, encoded by the coding sequence ATGACCAAAAATTTTACACTTACCCTACTCATTCTTTTTACCGTCCTCATTCCTCTTTTCGCCCAGGAAAGCCTTCAGCAAAGGCTGGAAAGGCATGTAAATGTACTAGCTTCTGACTCCCTGGAGGGCAGGGGACTGGGTACGGAGGGCAGGCTCCGAACCATCCAATACATAGAAAATGAAATGCAGAAAATGGGTCTGCAGCCTTTTCAGGAGGACTCTTACTTCCATGACTTTTATTTCAAGGTGGGCCTGGTGAATCTTCAAGGCAGAAATGTAGTGGGAATAATTCCCGGAAAGGATCCGGTACTGAAAAATGAATATATCCTTATAGGGGCACATTTTGATCATTTGGGTTATGACTGGTATCAAGATGGGAGCAAAAAGATTTATCCCGGAGGGGATGACAATGCCTCCGGTGTGGCCGGGCTATTGGAAACAGCAAGGCTTATCCTGCAAGCGGAGGTGCAACCCAAACGCAGTTTGGTCTTCATTGCGTTTGATGCAGAGGAAAGTGGCCTGATAGGGGCAGAATATTTTGTCAATGCAGAAAAAACCTTTCCGAATGAGGCCATCAAGGCTATGTTCAGCCTGGATATGATCGGGATGTTGTCAACGGTCAAGGAATTGGAATTGAAAGGATGGAATACCTTGGCCGATGCAGATGAATTATTGGCTTTGGCTCAAGGAAGGCAGGCCATTCCGGTAAAGAGGGGTTTTGAAATAGAAAGGCATACCGATACCTGGCCTTTTGGCAGCAGGGGAATTCCTGCTGTGCATGTTCATACTGGACTGAAATCCCCTTACCATAAACCCGAGGATAAAGCAGATTTGTTGGATTATGATGGTATGGCCAAGATCACAAAGTTTTTGGCAGGATTGACCATGGAAATGGCCAATGCGGAAACCCTGGAACCGGCCAGAAATTTCAATGCCACCGTGGCCGTGTATGGCAAACCGCTAAAATTTGGAGCACAGTTTGGCATCGGGAGCTCACGAAACATCAATGAGACTTCCTCTTACCGTGAATTTGGTTTAGGGGCCATAGAGGCGGGATTGTATAGCAGATGGAGGATAAGCCGCACTTTTGAGTTGGCAGTAAGCACACTTTATGACCTGAACGGGAGTTTGGTGGAAGGGGAGAGGTTCAGAAGGCATTCCATCACCGTGCCCGCTTTGATCCGGGCGAATTCTTTTTACGCAGAAGATGGTTTGTTTAGGCTGTTCAGTGGAGTAGGTCCTTACTTTAGACAGCATGTAAGGCAGCGTTTGTCGGAAGGTGCACAGGAAGTCTTGGGCCCCTTGGTCGAATTTCCTGATCAGGAATGGGGAATAAGTTTCCAGCTTGGTTTCCAGGTTTCCAAGATTACGGTGACTACGGAATGGCGTTCAGCGGTGACGCAGCCATTTAAGCTTCCTGGGGATACGGAAATTTATAACAGGAATTTTAGGGTGGGGATTGCTTATGAATTTTAA
- the msrB gene encoding peptide-methionine (R)-S-oxide reductase MsrB translates to MKKKPTPTFPIQKPESEWKKELDPISYHVLREKGTERPFTGQYYLNKDTGIYECKACGNEIFHSSAKYDSGCGWPSFTEPISPDSIVVQMDYSHFMIREEILCAKCGGHLGHRFPDGPKDRGGIRYCINSVSMDFKKEE, encoded by the coding sequence ATGAAAAAGAAACCAACCCCAACCTTCCCCATCCAAAAACCCGAATCAGAATGGAAAAAGGAGCTGGATCCTATCAGCTACCATGTGCTCAGGGAAAAAGGAACGGAAAGGCCTTTTACCGGGCAATATTACCTCAACAAAGACACAGGGATTTACGAATGCAAAGCCTGTGGGAACGAAATTTTTCACTCTTCTGCCAAATATGACAGCGGTTGCGGCTGGCCTTCCTTCACCGAACCGATAAGCCCCGATTCCATTGTGGTACAGATGGATTATTCCCATTTTATGATCAGGGAAGAAATACTCTGCGCCAAATGCGGTGGCCACCTGGGACACAGATTCCCCGATGGCCCCAAAGACCGGGGCGGCATCCGCTACTGCATCAATTCAGTCAGCATGGATTTCAAAAAAGAGGAATAG
- a CDS encoding IS4 family transposase, giving the protein MSQVKHKFLSGHPIIAQLLSLIPKELFNQVVEEENSDRYYKKLKTSDHFICIFYAVLTRNSSLREVCKNIGLIITKLIPFGMKQLPARSTLSDANRKRSYRVFEQLYKGLYSYYRASLVGNWLDIGGEVDPSRVEVFDSSTVTLFKEILKGAGRNPLNGKKKGGAKIFAKMNLAEGVPNFICIRSAATNENMFLKVMDLPEHGIAVFDKGYNRYSCFEKWDSSNRYFVTRKKDNARYEVVSEFDCTHAIDIIKDQIISLSYREKGVSRTVEARLVVYADPESGETLEFITNLKGLDALTIALLYKNRWVIEVLFKQIKQNFELRNFLSDSENGIKIQIWMALILNLLFTVLHKRIKEAEDFSTMVMVAAKNLCSYVSLEKFLLFPEAYFKSIFQKDLQNMQTQLFLSG; this is encoded by the coding sequence ATGTCTCAAGTTAAGCATAAATTTTTGTCTGGGCATCCTATCATCGCCCAACTTCTTTCTCTTATTCCCAAAGAGCTATTCAATCAGGTCGTTGAGGAAGAAAACTCGGATAGGTACTACAAGAAACTTAAAACAAGTGATCACTTTATCTGTATTTTTTATGCCGTGTTGACCAGAAACAGCAGTCTAAGAGAGGTATGCAAAAACATCGGCCTGATCATTACCAAGCTTATTCCTTTTGGAATGAAGCAGCTGCCTGCAAGGAGTACTCTTTCTGATGCAAACCGTAAGCGCAGTTATCGTGTTTTTGAGCAACTGTACAAAGGGCTGTATTCATACTATAGGGCATCTTTGGTAGGAAATTGGCTTGATATCGGTGGAGAGGTCGACCCCAGCCGTGTTGAGGTTTTTGATTCCTCAACGGTCACGCTGTTCAAGGAAATCCTCAAAGGGGCCGGACGCAATCCCCTGAACGGAAAGAAAAAAGGAGGTGCCAAGATTTTTGCTAAAATGAATCTGGCAGAAGGCGTTCCCAATTTTATATGTATCCGTTCTGCGGCCACAAATGAAAATATGTTTTTAAAAGTGATGGATCTGCCTGAGCATGGGATAGCTGTTTTCGACAAGGGATATAACCGCTATTCCTGCTTTGAAAAATGGGACAGTTCAAACAGATATTTTGTGACCAGAAAAAAAGACAATGCAAGATATGAAGTGGTCAGTGAGTTTGACTGTACGCATGCTATTGATATCATCAAGGACCAGATTATCTCACTGAGCTACAGGGAGAAGGGAGTTTCTCGGACAGTTGAGGCCAGACTGGTGGTTTATGCTGACCCTGAAAGCGGTGAAACGCTGGAATTTATCACCAATCTTAAGGGATTGGATGCATTGACCATAGCTCTTCTGTATAAGAACAGGTGGGTTATCGAAGTGCTTTTCAAGCAGATAAAGCAGAATTTTGAGCTCAGAAATTTTTTGTCGGACAGCGAGAACGGGATCAAAATCCAGATTTGGATGGCATTAATACTCAACCTGCTGTTTACAGTTCTACATAAGCGGATAAAAGAGGCTGAAGACTTCTCGACCATGGTCATGGTAGCAGCAAAAAATCTTTGCTCCTACGTCAGTCTTGAAAAGTTCTTACTTTTTCCTGAAGCTTACTTTAAAAGTATATTTCAAAAAGACCTTCAAAATATGCAAACCCAATTATTCCTCTCAGGATAG
- a CDS encoding type IV toxin-antitoxin system AbiEi family antitoxin: MNTEKIIEHTFQNVIPLLQSEGKWEPHAQRELDAYITLRFPEGEIHFDAEVKQEVRENILRTIQDLNRAYPNFLLVAYRIYPKYRQLLQEMGINYLEANGNAFIRKNGKLILIDKFPPIKEQREETNRAFTKTGLRVFFQLLVDGKNLNTNQRELAEQAGVALGNIPLVLKGLKAAGLLVNKNKFGYQWTNKEEAIGQWINGYRTSLKATLFQGKYRLPKDRDWKEVYLPTEKTRWGGEPGADLLTNYLRPERFILFTDLKKNDFIKGTRLMPDPNGEIEVYETFWEIGNEKEGCAPPLLVYADLIINGDKRSLDTAKLIHENYLTEL; encoded by the coding sequence ATGAACACCGAGAAAATAATTGAACATACCTTCCAAAACGTAATTCCTTTGCTACAAAGTGAAGGAAAATGGGAGCCGCATGCACAAAGGGAACTGGATGCCTATATCACTTTACGGTTCCCGGAGGGAGAAATCCACTTCGATGCGGAAGTAAAGCAGGAAGTTAGGGAGAATATCTTGCGAACTATCCAGGATTTGAACAGGGCGTATCCGAATTTTCTCTTGGTCGCGTACAGGATCTACCCCAAATACCGTCAACTACTTCAGGAGATGGGAATCAATTATCTGGAAGCGAACGGCAACGCCTTTATCCGTAAAAATGGGAAATTGATCTTAATTGATAAGTTTCCTCCCATCAAAGAACAGCGTGAGGAGACCAATCGAGCTTTTACCAAAACAGGTTTACGGGTGTTTTTTCAATTGTTGGTAGATGGTAAGAATTTGAATACCAATCAGCGAGAGCTGGCCGAACAGGCAGGGGTTGCTTTGGGAAATATACCCTTGGTACTCAAAGGTCTCAAGGCAGCAGGATTGTTGGTGAATAAAAACAAGTTTGGTTATCAATGGACCAATAAGGAAGAGGCAATAGGACAGTGGATCAATGGATATAGAACCAGCCTCAAAGCCACTTTATTTCAAGGGAAATATAGGTTGCCAAAAGATAGGGACTGGAAAGAAGTCTATCTGCCAACTGAAAAAACCAGATGGGGAGGGGAGCCTGGAGCGGATTTGCTGACCAATTACCTAAGACCTGAAAGATTTATCTTATTTACAGATTTGAAAAAAAATGATTTTATAAAAGGCACAAGACTAATGCCTGATCCCAATGGTGAAATCGAGGTTTATGAGACCTTCTGGGAAATAGGAAATGAAAAAGAAGGATGTGCTCCACCTCTTTTGGTCTATGCAGATCTGATCATCAATGGGGATAAAAGAAGCCTTGATACGGCAAAATTAATCCATGAAAACTACCTCACAGAGCTATAA
- a CDS encoding S41 family peptidase, with translation MRKLLFLGLSFLLLEGLFAQGSMLLREPAISKDYIVFVHANDLWRVPKNGGDAIRLTSNEGAENLPNFSPDGKYIAFTAQYDGNTDVYVIPVEGGEPKRLTWHPGADLVTGWTPDGKYVLFTSARENVPTKESKFFRIPVTGGMEEPLPIPRAVNGRISNDGKYIAYQQIAFWDPEWRNYRGGQAKPIWVVDLETFELKMTPQADNERHTQPIWHGNRVFFLSERDFANNIWSYDPATSDLKQETFHKDFDVKNLDSNGTEIVYEQGGYLHLLNPATGQTKQLEIHIKGDFHWARERWHEVNQRGLLNASLSPTGQRALFEYRGEIITVPKEKGDARNLTNTSRAAERAPVWSPDGQQIAWFSDASGEYQLMIGDQEGLKPARTITLPKSTFFFKPDWSPDGKHIAFTDTDYNLWIVNVATGTAKIADTDRFAHPNRSLNPVWSPDSKWVAYARLLDNQFKAIFTYNVETGKKIQITDGMADAITPVWDQNGAYLYFLASTNFGLNTGWLDMSSYDRPVTRSLYLAVLSKTGKSPLLPESNEELPKTENGEKKDNNKSVTVTIDEEGLSQRIVAVDIPDRNYTALIAGPENHVFYLENIPNQTGQTLHRYNFKDRKSEAYLTGVNTATVSFDRKSLLYRANGNWGIVETTGSPKKPGDGALKALSGFKIKINPKEEWEQIYREGWRYQRDFLYVDNVHGAPWDEIYEWYRPWVAHVKHRSDMNYVIDILGGEVAVGHSYTSGGDFPNVKTVDIGLLGADIALENGKYRIKKIYHGENWNPTLQAPLSVPGVDVKEGDYILEVNGVTLDSQENFYQYFENTAGKQIKLKVSDQANGTNARWITVVPVANEGQLRMMDWVEGNRRKVDALSGGKLAYVYVPNTGQGGYSYFNRYYFAQQDKKGAVIDERNNGGGSAADYMVDIMGRQLHGYFNSRANDRRPFTTPMSGIWGPKVMLINERAGSGGDLLPYLFSKMEIGPLIGTQTWGGLVGTWDTPAFIDGGRMVAPRGGFFDVDGEWAVEGVGVKPDIPVEQTPKDVIEGRDPQLERAVQEALKLLETEGVELKPEPQAPIRYFRPKD, from the coding sequence ATGAGAAAATTACTTTTCTTAGGTCTTAGCTTTTTGCTTCTTGAAGGCCTCTTCGCCCAGGGAAGCATGTTGCTAAGAGAACCTGCCATCAGCAAGGATTACATTGTATTTGTCCATGCCAATGACCTCTGGAGAGTTCCCAAAAACGGTGGGGATGCCATCCGCCTTACTTCCAATGAAGGAGCCGAAAACCTGCCAAACTTCTCCCCTGACGGCAAATACATTGCTTTCACTGCCCAATATGACGGAAATACAGATGTCTATGTCATTCCTGTAGAAGGAGGAGAACCCAAAAGATTGACCTGGCATCCCGGGGCAGACCTGGTGACCGGTTGGACACCGGATGGCAAGTATGTGCTCTTCACCTCTGCCAGGGAAAATGTCCCTACCAAGGAATCTAAATTCTTCCGCATTCCTGTTACCGGAGGCATGGAAGAACCACTTCCTATCCCTAGGGCCGTAAATGGCAGGATTTCCAATGATGGCAAATATATCGCCTACCAGCAGATTGCCTTTTGGGATCCTGAATGGAGAAATTACAGAGGGGGACAGGCCAAACCCATTTGGGTGGTGGACTTGGAAACCTTCGAACTGAAGATGACGCCCCAGGCCGATAATGAAAGACATACCCAGCCCATTTGGCATGGAAATAGGGTATTTTTCCTTTCTGAAAGGGATTTTGCCAATAACATCTGGTCTTATGACCCTGCAACCAGTGATCTGAAACAGGAAACCTTTCACAAGGATTTTGATGTCAAAAACCTGGACTCGAATGGAACCGAAATCGTCTATGAACAGGGCGGTTACCTTCACCTCTTGAATCCAGCCACTGGTCAGACCAAACAACTGGAAATCCATATCAAGGGTGATTTCCATTGGGCCAGAGAAAGATGGCATGAGGTAAACCAAAGAGGTTTGCTTAACGCATCCCTCTCTCCGACCGGACAAAGGGCACTTTTCGAATACAGAGGAGAAATCATTACAGTCCCTAAGGAAAAAGGCGATGCCAGAAATCTCACCAACACTTCAAGAGCTGCAGAAAGAGCTCCGGTTTGGTCTCCAGACGGACAGCAGATCGCCTGGTTTTCTGATGCCAGTGGTGAATACCAATTGATGATCGGGGACCAAGAAGGGTTAAAGCCAGCGAGAACCATCACCTTGCCTAAAAGCACCTTCTTTTTCAAGCCCGATTGGTCTCCAGACGGCAAGCACATCGCCTTTACGGATACGGATTATAACCTTTGGATAGTCAATGTAGCCACAGGTACAGCTAAAATAGCAGATACCGACCGCTTTGCCCATCCCAACAGGAGTCTAAATCCCGTTTGGTCCCCGGACAGCAAGTGGGTGGCATATGCCCGCCTTTTGGACAATCAGTTCAAGGCCATATTTACTTACAATGTGGAAACAGGTAAGAAAATACAGATAACAGACGGTATGGCCGATGCCATCACACCCGTTTGGGACCAAAATGGAGCATACCTGTATTTTCTGGCCTCCACCAATTTTGGCTTAAATACTGGTTGGCTGGACATGAGCAGTTATGACAGACCGGTAACAAGAAGTCTGTACCTGGCTGTACTCAGCAAAACCGGTAAGTCTCCTCTCCTACCGGAAAGCAATGAAGAATTGCCCAAAACAGAGAACGGGGAGAAAAAAGACAATAATAAAAGCGTTACGGTCACCATAGATGAGGAAGGGTTGTCCCAGCGCATCGTTGCTGTGGATATTCCGGACAGGAATTATACAGCCCTGATTGCCGGTCCTGAAAACCATGTCTTTTACCTGGAAAATATCCCCAATCAGACCGGGCAGACACTCCACCGCTACAATTTCAAAGACAGAAAATCTGAAGCCTATCTAACGGGAGTCAATACGGCGACCGTCTCCTTTGACCGTAAGTCTCTCCTTTACCGGGCCAATGGCAACTGGGGCATTGTAGAAACCACTGGTAGCCCTAAAAAACCGGGAGATGGCGCCCTGAAGGCCCTTTCGGGTTTCAAAATAAAAATCAACCCTAAAGAAGAATGGGAGCAGATTTACCGCGAAGGCTGGAGGTATCAGCGGGACTTCCTCTATGTGGACAATGTGCATGGTGCCCCTTGGGATGAAATTTATGAGTGGTACAGGCCTTGGGTAGCCCATGTCAAGCACCGCTCTGACATGAACTATGTGATCGATATCTTAGGCGGTGAAGTGGCCGTTGGGCATAGCTATACCTCAGGCGGTGATTTCCCAAATGTTAAGACGGTAGATATTGGTCTGCTCGGTGCAGATATCGCCCTTGAAAATGGCAAATACCGTATCAAAAAGATTTACCATGGCGAAAACTGGAATCCTACGCTTCAGGCACCATTGTCAGTCCCTGGCGTAGATGTGAAAGAAGGTGACTACATTCTTGAAGTAAACGGGGTCACTTTGGACAGCCAAGAGAATTTCTACCAATATTTTGAGAACACAGCAGGCAAACAGATCAAATTGAAAGTCAGTGATCAGGCTAATGGTACCAATGCCCGATGGATTACCGTGGTTCCAGTGGCCAATGAAGGACAGCTGCGCATGATGGATTGGGTGGAAGGCAACCGTCGCAAGGTGGACGCCCTTTCAGGGGGCAAATTGGCCTATGTTTATGTACCCAATACCGGTCAGGGTGGTTATTCCTATTTCAACCGCTATTATTTTGCCCAACAGGACAAAAAAGGCGCCGTGATTGATGAGCGGAACAACGGAGGCGGTTCTGCAGCCGATTATATGGTTGATATCATGGGCAGGCAGCTTCACGGTTATTTCAACAGCCGCGCCAATGACCGTAGGCCGTTTACTACTCCGATGTCCGGCATCTGGGGTCCCAAGGTAATGCTGATCAACGAAAGGGCCGGTTCAGGAGGAGACTTGCTCCCCTACCTGTTCAGCAAAATGGAGATCGGACCTTTGATCGGTACGCAGACCTGGGGAGGCTTGGTTGGAACCTGGGACACCCCAGCCTTTATTGACGGGGGCAGGATGGTGGCTCCAAGAGGAGGATTCTTTGATGTGGATGGAGAATGGGCTGTAGAGGGTGTTGGTGTAAAGCCGGATATTCCTGTGGAACAAACGCCAAAAGATGTGATCGAGGGCAGGGATCCACAGTTAGAAAGGGCCGTTCAGGAAGCCTTAAAGCTATTGGAAACCGAGGGTGTGGAGCTCAAACCTGAGCCCCAGGCCCCTATCCGCTACTTCAGGCCTAAGGATTAA
- a CDS encoding DEAD/DEAH box helicase family protein, whose protein sequence is MAKRNKNTIVKLSKALVLNRWVLSQFGVIDLESLADAEFKRSVYEGLDADNTTHYHHYLLSRQFTFPGVSKTQLVAWDQNIVSHTLRISEHRDAPIKWKYFQYLGLLFVELYLEKYFSNKFGLLEELNEFVDKYNNPLDTSVPIESGFVVEAFTLQELNKLAFWNATGSGKTLLMHVNILQYQHYLKLYGEKKQINKVLLVTPNEGLSQQHLREFEESGIEAEIFTKRAGGLFSGSKVEILEISKLAEESGDKTVAIEAFETNNLVLIDEGHRGVAGDQWKERRDYLSRTGFAFEYSATFGQAVSAASGPKKLSLTQEYSKTILMDYSYKYFYSDGYGKDYNILNVPDNSKWEFTRKYLTGALLSFYQQMLIFEENPHWAIQFQLQKPLWVFVGGSVNAVRTVEKKETSDVLDIIHFYNDFIKDPLISRQHIQEFLSGRDGIKDDKNRDVFAGRFNYLIKTGQQAEAIYLDILGKVFQTETVGANIYVDQLKGQDGELGLRVGEKYFGVINVGDDAKLFKLCQDNKIPGESKDFTSSLFHSINSKNSDINVLIGSKKFTEGWSSWRVSTMGLMNIGRSEGSQIIQLFGRGVRLKGYQMSLKRSDRLDQDQRPETKIPKEIKPLETLQIFGIRADYMQQFKEFLEEEGLPANDSNFVTVEVPTMIETNLGTIKLKVLQVHGDTDFKKDVVVDLAYDSNVGNNRVRLEWYPKVQMMTGGRAISYALPTIESQKLDEKHLAFVDWNTVFFRIQQFKNERSWYNLNISLEELKKIIQQKDWYELVIPSGELEPNTFRKVQEWQEIIIALLKGYVDRFYNMVKSGYLSEHMETMELTPDHPNFLEAYKVEIEQSREDIIEKITKINQLLKSAAAFGEQEVVPDFSFVDFVRHLYKPLVYIDSKKYRDLVRISPVALNKGEYQFVKDLKHFYEKHPEIFEGKQLYLLRNSSRKGIGFFEANGFYPDFILWLVEKNHQFISFIDPKGLRNIGGLDHPKIKFHKTTKDKIEAKVKLSDPEVTLNSFIVSPTRHAEVRHWSGGERIQDFNKHHVFFMEEQRDDYIRMLMEKIT, encoded by the coding sequence ATGGCTAAAAGAAATAAAAATACCATAGTAAAACTCAGCAAAGCCCTTGTACTGAACAGGTGGGTGCTCAGTCAATTTGGGGTTATAGATCTGGAATCCTTAGCGGATGCCGAATTCAAAAGATCTGTTTATGAAGGGCTGGATGCGGATAATACTACCCATTACCACCATTATCTGCTCAGCAGGCAGTTTACTTTTCCGGGAGTCAGCAAAACCCAATTGGTAGCCTGGGATCAGAATATTGTCAGCCACACCTTGCGGATTTCCGAGCACAGGGATGCTCCCATCAAGTGGAAGTATTTCCAGTACCTCGGATTGCTCTTTGTAGAGCTTTACCTTGAAAAATATTTCAGCAACAAGTTTGGCCTTCTGGAAGAGTTGAATGAGTTTGTGGACAAGTACAATAACCCACTGGATACTTCTGTTCCCATTGAATCGGGCTTTGTCGTGGAAGCATTTACTTTACAGGAACTGAATAAGCTGGCTTTTTGGAATGCAACGGGTTCTGGCAAGACCTTATTGATGCACGTCAATATTCTCCAATACCAACATTATCTGAAGCTTTATGGTGAAAAGAAGCAGATCAACAAGGTTCTCTTGGTCACTCCAAATGAAGGCTTAAGCCAGCAGCATTTGCGGGAATTTGAAGAATCAGGGATTGAAGCAGAGATATTCACCAAAAGAGCAGGGGGATTATTCTCAGGTTCGAAAGTGGAGATACTGGAGATCAGCAAGCTGGCTGAAGAAAGTGGTGACAAGACGGTAGCTATTGAAGCTTTTGAGACCAATAACCTTGTCCTGATAGATGAAGGGCATAGAGGAGTGGCCGGTGATCAATGGAAGGAAAGGAGAGATTATCTATCAAGAACCGGTTTTGCTTTTGAGTATTCAGCTACTTTTGGACAGGCTGTATCTGCTGCAAGCGGACCAAAAAAACTGAGTCTGACACAGGAATACTCCAAGACCATCCTGATGGATTACAGTTACAAGTATTTTTATTCAGATGGTTATGGCAAAGACTACAACATTCTGAACGTACCCGATAATTCCAAATGGGAATTTACCCGGAAATACCTGACCGGCGCATTGCTTTCTTTTTATCAGCAAATGCTGATTTTTGAAGAAAATCCGCACTGGGCCATTCAGTTTCAGTTGCAGAAGCCGCTCTGGGTTTTTGTGGGAGGAAGTGTCAATGCAGTCAGGACAGTTGAAAAAAAAGAGACTTCCGACGTTTTGGATATCATCCATTTTTACAATGATTTTATCAAAGACCCACTTATCTCCCGGCAGCATATTCAGGAATTTCTTTCGGGCAGGGATGGGATCAAAGACGATAAAAACAGGGATGTTTTTGCCGGTAGGTTTAACTACCTGATCAAAACCGGACAGCAGGCTGAAGCCATTTATCTTGATATACTGGGGAAAGTCTTCCAGACAGAAACTGTAGGCGCCAATATTTATGTGGACCAGCTCAAAGGACAGGATGGGGAGTTGGGGCTTCGTGTCGGGGAAAAATACTTTGGGGTAATCAACGTAGGAGATGATGCCAAGCTGTTTAAGCTTTGTCAGGACAACAAAATTCCCGGAGAGAGCAAAGACTTTACATCTTCCTTGTTCCACTCCATCAATTCCAAAAATTCCGACATCAATGTACTGATAGGTTCCAAGAAATTTACCGAAGGTTGGAGCAGTTGGCGGGTAAGTACCATGGGTCTGATGAATATCGGAAGAAGTGAAGGTTCCCAGATTATCCAGCTGTTTGGAAGGGGGGTAAGGTTGAAAGGTTATCAGATGAGTTTGAAGCGCTCCGATAGATTGGACCAAGACCAAAGGCCTGAGACCAAAATCCCCAAAGAGATCAAGCCCTTGGAGACCTTGCAGATATTTGGTATCAGGGCCGACTATATGCAGCAGTTCAAGGAGTTTCTTGAGGAAGAGGGCCTGCCGGCCAATGACAGCAATTTTGTCACTGTCGAAGTCCCTACTATGATTGAAACCAACCTTGGAACCATCAAGCTGAAAGTATTACAAGTTCATGGGGATACAGATTTCAAGAAAGATGTCGTGGTTGATTTGGCCTATGATTCTAATGTAGGGAACAATAGAGTTAGATTGGAATGGTATCCCAAAGTCCAGATGATGACAGGAGGCAGGGCGATCAGTTATGCATTGCCTACCATAGAATCCCAGAAACTCGATGAAAAGCATTTGGCTTTTGTGGATTGGAATACTGTTTTTTTTAGAATACAGCAATTCAAGAACGAGCGTTCCTGGTATAACCTGAATATCTCTTTGGAAGAATTGAAGAAAATCATTCAGCAGAAGGATTGGTACGAGTTGGTGATACCTTCCGGTGAACTTGAACCCAATACTTTCAGGAAAGTACAGGAGTGGCAGGAAATCATCATTGCGCTGCTTAAGGGCTACGTGGACCGTTTTTATAACATGGTCAAATCCGGATACCTAAGTGAACACATGGAAACAATGGAACTGACGCCGGATCACCCCAACTTTTTGGAAGCCTATAAAGTGGAAATTGAGCAATCAAGGGAAGATATTATCGAAAAGATAACCAAGATCAATCAGCTACTGAAAAGTGCAGCTGCTTTCGGGGAGCAGGAAGTGGTTCCGGACTTTTCATTTGTGGATTTTGTAAGGCATTTGTACAAGCCTTTGGTGTACATTGATTCAAAAAAATACAGGGATCTTGTCAGGATCAGTCCTGTAGCCTTGAACAAAGGAGAATATCAGTTCGTGAAAGACCTCAAACACTTTTATGAAAAGCATCCTGAGATTTTTGAAGGAAAGCAATTGTATCTGCTCAGAAATTCCAGCAGGAAAGGAATAGGTTTCTTTGAGGCCAATGGTTTTTATCCTGATTTTATACTTTGGTTGGTAGAGAAAAACCATCAGTTCATTTCATTTATTGATCCAAAAGGGCTACGCAACATTGGAGGGTTAGACCATCCAAAGATCAAATTCCATAAGACTACCAAGGATAAGATTGAAGCTAAGGTGAAGCTTTCAGATCCTGAAGTGACATTGAACAGCTTTATTGTTTCCCCCACCAGACATGCTGAAGTGCGTCATTGGTCTGGTGGTGAGCGTATTCAGGATTTTAATAAACACCATGTCTTTTTCATGGAAGAGCAGAGAGATGATTATATCAGAATGCTGATGGAAAAAATAACCTGA